In a single window of the Rhopalosiphum padi isolate XX-2018 chromosome 1, ASM2088224v1, whole genome shotgun sequence genome:
- the LOC132922961 gene encoding metacaspase-2 isoform X1 produces the protein MELNDYYSSHKSSSNEEEALLKRLIALKKQLDDDDDDDDKPKLQRTLNNIKENIVTNKNIKSTSKFKYCKDNNHTANKFLSTKIDNRNFTNQQSKIKQNSLFVKTNNSSSKVYTKQNVLHFTPVKTIINKKNPEISNNTQNIIKYNSEINEILKNSVVNNCNLSSNETSCYETSDVSQILHNVDKYMINVQDYLTSSKYVVDKEVNSSSAKKTNQSKNVHVNRKFQNQLISNNLLNSNLKNVSNSLASINKSTSINKKKIIKKLSGKIIGSPNLVKIGNTKLIRQSLFRNKWKINNKLNCIENNTTERKPLSTLQCPTSNTLIPSYKKIEWTKVTNSAPVLKSKLSSSSNINKLKWTKPSILLVNNVKNNTHPSIPKADKLILFGKNKIIRQSLINPIQSKTKSYMLKHLSHRFALIRKLQQKNIVAKIKTVTNNEQVKNMLLKNTVIKPIEIKRNGKRSYSVYSYINPILRSKTNSIKLEKTGSTDNKIRLLNISNNKPQQNLKIINNEKNKIQNLSLTNNKTLQRLKSKKTLTKQLCLIFNRFGVCSKLDQGECDKRHYKKYIILCTKFLTGECLKENCTLSHNIVEEKIPFCKHYLNSVCVQLNCPYLHEYRSKNTPICKKFLDGSCNWGKKCPKKHLNLCPIFETKNECPHGQKCLYPHIQCEEKNTVVEINEPRYFEISIPNSNESNENESIHIVPKRRAPLLDLPSYIPLKKQ, from the exons atggaGTTGAATGATTATTACAGTTCTCATAAAAGTAGCTCGAATGAAGAAGAAGCATTACTAAAGCGTTTAATTGCTCTGAAAA agcaactagatgatgatgatgatgatgacgataaACCGAAATTACAACGGACTCTTAATAATATCAAAGAAAATAttgttactaataaaaatattaaatcaacatCAAAATTTAAGTACTGCAAGGATAATAATCATACAGCTAATAAATTCCTTTCTACCAAAATAGATAATCGTAATTTTACTAACCAACAAAGTAAAATTAAGCAAAATAGCTTATTTGTTAAGACTAATAATTCTTCTTCTAAAGTGTATACCAAACAAAATGTGCTACATTTCACTCctgtcaaaactattataaacaaaaaaaatcctgAAATCTCaaataatactcaaaatatcataaaatataattcagaaattaatgaaattttgaaaaatagcgTTGTTAATAATTGCAATTTATCGTCAAATGAAACAAGTTGTTATGAAACTTCTGATGTTTCACAAATATTGCATAATGttgataaatatatgattaatgtTCAAGATTATTTAACTTCATCAAAATATGTCGTTGATAAAGAAGTAAACTCTTCATCAGCTAAGAAAACTAATCAATCAAAAAATGTTCATGTCAATAGGAAATTTCAAAACCagttaatttctaataatttgttaaactcaaacttaaaaaatgtatcaaattctTTAGCATCTATTAATAAGTCAACAAGtatcaataagaaaaaaataataaagaaattgtcTGGAAAAATAATTGGATCACCTAATCTTGTAAAGATAGGTAACACAAAATTAATACGTCAatcattatttagaaataaatggaaaatcaacaataaacttaattgtattgaaaataatacaactgAACGTAAACCACTCTCAACTTTACAATGTCCgacatcaaatacattaataccatcttataaaaaaatagaatggaCTAAAGTTACTAACTCAGCGCCTGtacttaaatctaaattatCTAGCtctagtaatattaataagttaaaatggaCAAAACCCAGTATATTATTGGTTAATAACGTGAAAAATAATACCCATCCTTCAATACCAAAagctgataaattaattttatttggcaagaataaaataattagacaaTCATTAATAAATCCAATACAGTCAAAAACCAAATCTTATATGCTTAAACATCTCTCACATAGATTTGCTCTAATAAggaaattacaacaaaaaaacattgttgctaaaataaaaactgttacaAACAAtgaacaagttaaaaatatgttattgaaaaatactgTAATTAAGCCAATTGAAATTAAAAGAAATGGAAAGAGGTCGTATTCCGTGTATTCATATATAAATCCAATATtgag atcaaAAACAAATAGTATTAAGTTGGAAAAAACCGGATCCACTGATAATAAAATACGGTTGCTTAACATTTCTAATAACAAACCTcaacaaaatttgaaaattataaataatgaaaaaaataaaattcaaaatttaagtttaacaaataataaaacccTCCAACGGCTcaa AAGTAAAAAAACACTTACCAAACAGCTCTGTCTTATATTTAATCGATTTGGTGTTTGTTCTAAATTGGATCAAGGAGAATGTGATAAACGTCATTACAAAAAATACATCATCTTATGCACAAA gtTTCTAACAGGAGAATGTCTTAAAGAGAATTGTAcattatcacataatattgtgGAAGAAAAAATTCCATTTTGTAAGCATTATTTAAATAGTGTTTGTGTTCAATTAAATTGCCCGTACTTACACGAGTATAGAAGTAAAAACACTcctatttgtaaaaaatttctTGACGGTTCATGTAATTGGGGAAAAAAA TGCCCTAAAAAACACTTGAATCTATGTCCAATTTTTGAAACAAAGAATGAGTGTCCACATGGTCAAAAATGCTTATACCCTCACATTCAATGTGAAGAGAAAAATACCGTTGTTGAAATCAATGAACCCAGATACTTTGAGATATCGATACCCAATAGTAATGAATCAAATGAAAACGAGTCCATTCATATTGTACCCAAACGCCGCGCACCTTTATTGGACTTACCATCTTATATACCTTTGAAAAAAca atAA
- the LOC132922961 gene encoding metacaspase-2 isoform X3: protein MELNDYYSSHKSSSNEEEALLKRLIALKKQLDDDDDDDDKPKLQRTLNNIKENIVTNKNIKSTSKFKYCKDNNHTANKFLSTKIDNRNFTNQQSKIKQNSLFVKTNNSSSKVYTKQNVLHFTPVKTIINKKNPEISNNTQNIIKYNSEINEILKNSVVNNCNLSSNETSCYETSDVSQILHNVDKYMINVQDYLTSSKYVVDKEVNSSSAKKTNQSKNVHVNRKFQNQLISNNLLNSNLKNVSNSLASINKSTSINKKKIIKKLSGKIIGSPNLVKIGNTKLIRQSLFRNKWKINNKLNCIENNTTERKPLSTLQCPTSNTLIPSYKKIEWTKVTNSAPVLKSKLSSSSNINKLKWTKPSILLVNNVKNNTHPSIPKADKLILFGKNKIIRQSLINPIQSKTKSYMLKHLSHRFALIRKLQQKNIVAKIKTVTNNEQVKNMLLKNTVIKPIEIKRNGKRSYSVYSYINPILRSKTNSIKLEKTGSTDNKIRLLNISNNKPQQNLKIINNEKNKIQNLSLTNNKTLQRLKSKKTLTKQLCLIFNRFGVCSKLDQGECDKRHYKKYIILCTKFLTGECLKENCTLSHNIVEEKIPFCKHYLNSVCVQLNCPYLHEYRSKNTPICKKFLDGSCNWGKKF, encoded by the exons atggaGTTGAATGATTATTACAGTTCTCATAAAAGTAGCTCGAATGAAGAAGAAGCATTACTAAAGCGTTTAATTGCTCTGAAAA agcaactagatgatgatgatgatgatgacgataaACCGAAATTACAACGGACTCTTAATAATATCAAAGAAAATAttgttactaataaaaatattaaatcaacatCAAAATTTAAGTACTGCAAGGATAATAATCATACAGCTAATAAATTCCTTTCTACCAAAATAGATAATCGTAATTTTACTAACCAACAAAGTAAAATTAAGCAAAATAGCTTATTTGTTAAGACTAATAATTCTTCTTCTAAAGTGTATACCAAACAAAATGTGCTACATTTCACTCctgtcaaaactattataaacaaaaaaaatcctgAAATCTCaaataatactcaaaatatcataaaatataattcagaaattaatgaaattttgaaaaatagcgTTGTTAATAATTGCAATTTATCGTCAAATGAAACAAGTTGTTATGAAACTTCTGATGTTTCACAAATATTGCATAATGttgataaatatatgattaatgtTCAAGATTATTTAACTTCATCAAAATATGTCGTTGATAAAGAAGTAAACTCTTCATCAGCTAAGAAAACTAATCAATCAAAAAATGTTCATGTCAATAGGAAATTTCAAAACCagttaatttctaataatttgttaaactcaaacttaaaaaatgtatcaaattctTTAGCATCTATTAATAAGTCAACAAGtatcaataagaaaaaaataataaagaaattgtcTGGAAAAATAATTGGATCACCTAATCTTGTAAAGATAGGTAACACAAAATTAATACGTCAatcattatttagaaataaatggaaaatcaacaataaacttaattgtattgaaaataatacaactgAACGTAAACCACTCTCAACTTTACAATGTCCgacatcaaatacattaataccatcttataaaaaaatagaatggaCTAAAGTTACTAACTCAGCGCCTGtacttaaatctaaattatCTAGCtctagtaatattaataagttaaaatggaCAAAACCCAGTATATTATTGGTTAATAACGTGAAAAATAATACCCATCCTTCAATACCAAAagctgataaattaattttatttggcaagaataaaataattagacaaTCATTAATAAATCCAATACAGTCAAAAACCAAATCTTATATGCTTAAACATCTCTCACATAGATTTGCTCTAATAAggaaattacaacaaaaaaacattgttgctaaaataaaaactgttacaAACAAtgaacaagttaaaaatatgttattgaaaaatactgTAATTAAGCCAATTGAAATTAAAAGAAATGGAAAGAGGTCGTATTCCGTGTATTCATATATAAATCCAATATtgag atcaaAAACAAATAGTATTAAGTTGGAAAAAACCGGATCCACTGATAATAAAATACGGTTGCTTAACATTTCTAATAACAAACCTcaacaaaatttgaaaattataaataatgaaaaaaataaaattcaaaatttaagtttaacaaataataaaacccTCCAACGGCTcaa AAGTAAAAAAACACTTACCAAACAGCTCTGTCTTATATTTAATCGATTTGGTGTTTGTTCTAAATTGGATCAAGGAGAATGTGATAAACGTCATTACAAAAAATACATCATCTTATGCACAAA gtTTCTAACAGGAGAATGTCTTAAAGAGAATTGTAcattatcacataatattgtgGAAGAAAAAATTCCATTTTGTAAGCATTATTTAAATAGTGTTTGTGTTCAATTAAATTGCCCGTACTTACACGAGTATAGAAGTAAAAACACTcctatttgtaaaaaatttctTGACGGTTCATGTAATTGGGGAAAAAAA ttttaa
- the LOC132922961 gene encoding metacaspase-2 isoform X2, with product MELNDYYSSHKSSSNEEEALLKRLIALKKQLDDDDDDDDKPKLQRTLNNIKENIVTNKNIKSTSKFKYCKDNNHTANKFLSTKIDNRNFTNQQSKIKQNSLFVKTNNSSSKVYTKQNVLHFTPVKTIINKKNPEISNNTQNIIKYNSEINEILKNSVVNNCNLSSNETSCYETSDVSQILHNVDKYMINVQDYLTSSKYVVDKEVNSSSAKKTNQSKNVHVNRKFQNQLISNNLLNSNLKNVSNSLASINKSTSINKKKIIKKLSGKIIGSPNLVKIGNTKLIRQSLFRNKWKINNKLNCIENNTTERKPLSTLQCPTSNTLIPSYKKIEWTKVTNSAPVLKSKLSSSSNINKLKWTKPSILLVNNVKNNTHPSIPKADKLILFGKNKIIRQSLINPIQSKTKSYMLKHLSHRFALIRKLQQKNIVAKIKTVTNNEQVKNMLLKNTVIKPIEIKRNGKRSYSVYSYINPILRSKTNSIKLEKTGSTDNKIRLLNISNNKPQQNLKIINNEKNKIQNLSLTNNKTLQRLKSKKTLTKQLCLIFNRFGVCSKLDQGECDKRHYKKYIILCTKFLTGECLKENCTLSHNIVEEKIPFCKHYLNSVCVQLNCPYLHEYRSKNTPICKKFLDGSCNWGKKCPKKHLNLCPIFETKNECPHGQKCLYPHIQCEEKNTVVEINEPRYFEISIPNSNESNENESIHIVPKRRAPLLDLPSYIPLKKQ from the exons atggaGTTGAATGATTATTACAGTTCTCATAAAAGTAGCTCGAATGAAGAAGAAGCATTACTAAAGCGTTTAATTGCTCTGAAAA agcaactagatgatgatgatgatgatgacgataaACCGAAATTACAACGGACTCTTAATAATATCAAAGAAAATAttgttactaataaaaatattaaatcaacatCAAAATTTAAGTACTGCAAGGATAATAATCATACAGCTAATAAATTCCTTTCTACCAAAATAGATAATCGTAATTTTACTAACCAACAAAGTAAAATTAAGCAAAATAGCTTATTTGTTAAGACTAATAATTCTTCTTCTAAAGTGTATACCAAACAAAATGTGCTACATTTCACTCctgtcaaaactattataaacaaaaaaaatcctgAAATCTCaaataatactcaaaatatcataaaatataattcagaaattaatgaaattttgaaaaatagcgTTGTTAATAATTGCAATTTATCGTCAAATGAAACAAGTTGTTATGAAACTTCTGATGTTTCACAAATATTGCATAATGttgataaatatatgattaatgtTCAAGATTATTTAACTTCATCAAAATATGTCGTTGATAAAGAAGTAAACTCTTCATCAGCTAAGAAAACTAATCAATCAAAAAATGTTCATGTCAATAGGAAATTTCAAAACCagttaatttctaataatttgttaaactcaaacttaaaaaatgtatcaaattctTTAGCATCTATTAATAAGTCAACAAGtatcaataagaaaaaaataataaagaaattgtcTGGAAAAATAATTGGATCACCTAATCTTGTAAAGATAGGTAACACAAAATTAATACGTCAatcattatttagaaataaatggaaaatcaacaataaacttaattgtattgaaaataatacaactgAACGTAAACCACTCTCAACTTTACAATGTCCgacatcaaatacattaataccatcttataaaaaaatagaatggaCTAAAGTTACTAACTCAGCGCCTGtacttaaatctaaattatCTAGCtctagtaatattaataagttaaaatggaCAAAACCCAGTATATTATTGGTTAATAACGTGAAAAATAATACCCATCCTTCAATACCAAAagctgataaattaattttatttggcaagaataaaataattagacaaTCATTAATAAATCCAATACAGTCAAAAACCAAATCTTATATGCTTAAACATCTCTCACATAGATTTGCTCTAATAAggaaattacaacaaaaaaacattgttgctaaaataaaaactgttacaAACAAtgaacaagttaaaaatatgttattgaaaaatactgTAATTAAGCCAATTGAAATTAAAAGAAATGGAAAGAGGTCGTATTCCGTGTATTCATATATAAATCCAATATtgag atcaaAAACAAATAGTATTAAGTTGGAAAAAACCGGATCCACTGATAATAAAATACGGTTGCTTAACATTTCTAATAACAAACCTcaacaaaatttgaaaattataaataatgaaaaaaataaaattcaaaatttaagtttaacaaataataaaacccTCCAACGGCTcaa AAGTAAAAAAACACTTACCAAACAGCTCTGTCTTATATTTAATCGATTTGGTGTTTGTTCTAAATTGGATCAAGGAGAATGTGATAAACGTCATTACAAAAAATACATCATCTTATGCACAAA gtTTCTAACAGGAGAATGTCTTAAAGAGAATTGTAcattatcacataatattgtgGAAGAAAAAATTCCATTTTGTAAGCATTATTTAAATAGTGTTTGTGTTCAATTAAATTGCCCGTACTTACACGAGTATAGAAGTAAAAACACTcctatttgtaaaaaatttctTGACGGTTCATGTAATTGGGGAAAAAAA TGCCCTAAAAAACACTTGAATCTATGTCCAATTTTTGAAACAAAGAATGAGTGTCCACATGGTCAAAAATGCTTATACCCTCACATTCAATGTGAAGAGAAAAATACCGTTGTTGAAATCAATGAACCCAGATACTTTGAGATATCGATACCCAATAGTAATGAATCAAATGAAAACGAGTCCATTCATATTGTACCCAAACGCCGCGCACCTTTATTGGACTTACCATCTTATATACCTTTGAAAAAAcagtaa
- the LOC132922979 gene encoding alpha-tocopherol transfer protein-like isoform X1 codes for MEQCLNIETLKIAKEELREDEETRNNALCQMRLWLKQNKKIIHSRSDDSFLLRFLRAKKFSLPLAQEALERYLLLRQTFGSQLFNELDITCPRLEKLLELGYIFVVPKRDKNGRRIIITRPGVFNPSMWTNAEMCRMHGVTYETLMEDQENQIRGFVHYTDAAGMCLQQLTLFTPREAVRIVKNGERTLPMRHKEIYGVNVPLSIKFALDFGMTLISEKIRSRVKIFSSIEESHTYVDKSLLPKEYGGEMEMSTMIGLWKQELLEKREQILKNEKMSVREDMFSEGARQGRVSALTNHNHHHMVGSFRQLTVD; via the exons atggaaCAGTGTTTAAATATCGAAACGTTGAAAATAGCTAAAGAAGAACTCAGGGAAGATGAAGAAACACGAAATAATGCTTTATGTCAAATGAGGTTATGGttgaagcaaaataaaaaaattattcattctcgtagtg ATGACAGCTTTTTGCTAAGATTTCTTCGAGCCAAAAAATTCAGTTTGCCGTTAGCTCAAGAAGCTTTGGaacgatatttattattgcGACAAACATTTGGTAGTCAACTCTTTAACGAACTTGATATCACGTGTCCACGATTAGAAAAACTTCTGGAACTCGG GTATATATTTGTAGTTCCGAAGCGTGACAAAAATGGACGTAGGATTATCATAACAAGACCAG gagTTTTCAATCCATCAATGTGGACTAATGCAGAAATGTGTAGAATGCATGGTGTTACATATGAAACACTGATGGAAGACCAAGAAAACCAAATTCGTGGGTTTGTACACTACACAGATGCAGCTGGTATGTGCTTACAACAACTTACATTATTTACACCAAGAGAAGCTGTCAGAATTGTAAAAAACGGAGag cgaACACTTCCAATGCGACACAAAGAAATATATGGAGTAAATGTACCATTGAGTATAAAATTTGCATTAGATTTTGGAATGACCTTGATATCTGAAAAAATTAGAAGTCGTGTAAAA ATATTTAGTTCAATAGAGGAGAGCCATACATATGTTGATAAGTCATTATTGCCTAAAGAATATGGTGGAGAAATGGAAATGTCAACAATGATAG GTTTATGGAAACAAGAATTGTTAGAAAAACGAGAACAAATactcaaaaatgaaaaaatgtcggTAAGAGAGGATATGTTTAGTGAGGGTGCACGACAAGGGCGAGTATCAGCGTTGACAAACCACAATCACCATCACATGGTTGGCAGTTTTCGTCAACTAACTGTAGAttag
- the LOC132922979 gene encoding alpha-tocopherol transfer protein-like isoform X2, translating into MHNDSFLLRFLRAKKFSLPLAQEALERYLLLRQTFGSQLFNELDITCPRLEKLLELGYIFVVPKRDKNGRRIIITRPGVFNPSMWTNAEMCRMHGVTYETLMEDQENQIRGFVHYTDAAGMCLQQLTLFTPREAVRIVKNGERTLPMRHKEIYGVNVPLSIKFALDFGMTLISEKIRSRVKIFSSIEESHTYVDKSLLPKEYGGEMEMSTMIGLWKQELLEKREQILKNEKMSVREDMFSEGARQGRVSALTNHNHHHMVGSFRQLTVD; encoded by the exons ATGCAca ATGACAGCTTTTTGCTAAGATTTCTTCGAGCCAAAAAATTCAGTTTGCCGTTAGCTCAAGAAGCTTTGGaacgatatttattattgcGACAAACATTTGGTAGTCAACTCTTTAACGAACTTGATATCACGTGTCCACGATTAGAAAAACTTCTGGAACTCGG GTATATATTTGTAGTTCCGAAGCGTGACAAAAATGGACGTAGGATTATCATAACAAGACCAG gagTTTTCAATCCATCAATGTGGACTAATGCAGAAATGTGTAGAATGCATGGTGTTACATATGAAACACTGATGGAAGACCAAGAAAACCAAATTCGTGGGTTTGTACACTACACAGATGCAGCTGGTATGTGCTTACAACAACTTACATTATTTACACCAAGAGAAGCTGTCAGAATTGTAAAAAACGGAGag cgaACACTTCCAATGCGACACAAAGAAATATATGGAGTAAATGTACCATTGAGTATAAAATTTGCATTAGATTTTGGAATGACCTTGATATCTGAAAAAATTAGAAGTCGTGTAAAA ATATTTAGTTCAATAGAGGAGAGCCATACATATGTTGATAAGTCATTATTGCCTAAAGAATATGGTGGAGAAATGGAAATGTCAACAATGATAG GTTTATGGAAACAAGAATTGTTAGAAAAACGAGAACAAATactcaaaaatgaaaaaatgtcggTAAGAGAGGATATGTTTAGTGAGGGTGCACGACAAGGGCGAGTATCAGCGTTGACAAACCACAATCACCATCACATGGTTGGCAGTTTTCGTCAACTAACTGTAGAttag